CCCTTCTAAGTACTACAAAAGAGATCGTATTTTCTTCTCCAATCAGGTATTTAGTGCAATCGCTAAATTTTACATGCATTAGGAGGCTGTCAAAATTATTTATACGCTAAAATGGTGGTCTTGTTTCTTCATGTAGACTTACCTACCAAGCCAAACACCAGCGCTTCTTCGTTATTATCGAGTAGAAGAGCTGGAAAATCTGAGAGGAAATGAAATGGGGAAGCTGGAGGAATGGGACAGGATCTATGATTATGATGTCTATAATGATTTGGGCGATCCTGATAAGGGTCCAATGTACGTGCGCAATATTCTTGGAGGATCCACCTTGTACCCTTATCCTCGTCGAGGGAGAACAAGTCGTTTGCCTACAGAAACAGGTTATGAAAAGCAGGAATTTTATCCTATGTTTATGCAATGAAGCAGCTACTTTGAAATTCTTTCGCTAGGACTCATTCTACTATTGTGCCTGCAGATCCTAAAAGTGAGAGTCGGCTGCCACTACTTAAAAGCTTGGATATTTATGTGCCCAGAGATGAGAGGTTCAATCAGCTGAAGATGTCAGATTTTGCAGCATTTGCATTGAAGTTATTGTCTCAATTCTCTCTTGCTGAGCTTGAGGCTTCCAGCTTTACTGAGTTTGACACATTTGAGGATGAACTGAAAATATATAAAGATGCATTTAACTTTCCTTTTGAATCCCTTATTCATAAAATCAGGGATCTTGTTCCAATGGAATTGCTGAAAGAGTTACTTCGATCAGACGGTGAGCACCTCTGTAAGTTTCCAATGCCACAAGTAATCAAAGGTAAGAAAAAAGTAGAAGCACAACTTCTCTATAGCTTGAGAATGTATCTATTTGTTTTCATCAATTTCATTTTTATGTTATAGCTTTGATGTAACCTATCCCTTTACCTCGATTTTTTGGATATCAGAAGATAAATCTGCTTGGAGGACTGATGAAGAGTTTGCAAGAGAAATGTTGGCTGGATTAAACCCTCTTGTTATCTGTGCTCTAAAAGTATGGTCAAGATTGCCATTTATCTTTACTGTGTGATCTATTGTATACttccatttttgaaaaaaaaatgatcatATTCTGCTGACTTATCATACACACAGGAGTTTCCTCCGACGAGTAAGCTGGATCCTACAGTTTTTGGCAACCAGAAGAGTACAATTACAGAGGAGCATATAAAGAACAATATAGATGGATTAACTGTTAAACTGGTATTCTTGTATTAATGTTTGGTGCTTATTCATGtgttaaaagaaagaaaaggctCTAACTTCGCGCTCATGCATTCTACCAATATGTCTGATGAGTATTAGCTTCTTTTGCAGGCAATCAAGGAGAACAGACTGTTCATATTGAATCACCATGATACTCTGATGCCATACCTGAGACGCATAAACACTACTACTACAAAGACTTATGCCACAAGAACTTTACTTTTTCTGCAAGGAGATGGGACATTGAAGCCATTAGCAGTTGAACTGAGCTTGCCACATCCAGAAGGTGATCAACTAGGAGCTGTTAGCAAAGTGTATACACCTGCAATTGATGGTCATGATGCAACCGTCTGGCAACTAGCGAAAGCTTATGTTGCAGTAAATGATTCTGGCTATCATCAGCTTATTTCCCATTGGTAAAATCTATAACTAGATAACCGTTATTTCTTCAGCGTATGAGCTACTTGCTATTTCGTTATTCATTGCTGCTTCTCTTGGATCACAGGTTGAATACTCATGCAGCAGTTGAGCCATTTGTGATTGCATCAAATAGGCAATTAAGTGTTCTCCATCCGCTTTACAAGCTTCTGCATCCCCACTTCCGTGACACAATGTTCATAAATGCATTTGCAAGGCAGACCTTGATTAATGCTTGTGGAATTGTTGAGATGACAGTGTTTCCTTCCAAATATGCCATGGAAATGTCAGCTGTAATGTACAAGAACTGGGTGTTCCCTGATCAAGCACTTCCAACTGATCTTATTAAGAGGTAAATTGTAAAGCTCCACATGTATTAGTCTGCACACTTGTCATTGTTTTCAAACCTTGCTAACATGACTTGTTGATTATCATACCACTCATTTTCAGAGGAATGGCAGTTGAGGATTCAAGTTCACAACACGGTCTTCGTTTGTTAATTCAAGACTATCCATATGCTGTTGATGGCTTGGAAATCTGGTCAGCAATTAAAAGTTGGGTTGAGGAATACTGTCATTTCTATTACAAATCGGACGACATGATTCAGAGTGATTCTGAACTCCAATCCTGGTGGAAGGAGCTGCGAGAGAAGGGACACGGTGACAAAAAAGACGAGCCCTGGTGGCCTAAAATGCAGACGGTCCATGAACTAATAGACTCGTGCACCATCATTATATGGGTAGCCTCAGCACTTCATGCAGCAGTCAATTTTGGGCAATACCCTTATGCTGGTTACCTCCCTAATCGTCCCACATTAAGCCGAAGATTCATGCCAGAGCCGGGAACTCCTGAATACGACGAGCTCAAGATGAATCCTGACAAGGCGTTCTTGAAAACTATCACACCTCAGATGCAGACACTGCTCGGGATTTCCCTCATAGAGGTGTTGTCTAGGCATACTTCAGATGAGGTTTATTTAGGACAACGCGACA
The sequence above is a segment of the Lycium barbarum isolate Lr01 chromosome 6, ASM1917538v2, whole genome shotgun sequence genome. Coding sequences within it:
- the LOC132645919 gene encoding probable linoleate 9S-lipoxygenase 5 → MKRNFLDLDDVKASVVDRVDEILGHKVSLQLISAVHADPDNRYRGKHGKPAHLENWETKITPLTATDATFGVTFEWEEEAGIPGAFLIKNFHQKEFFLKTLTLDDVPGHGRVHFVCNSWIYPSKYYKRDRIFFSNQTYLPSQTPALLRYYRVEELENLRGNEMGKLEEWDRIYDYDVYNDLGDPDKGPMYVRNILGGSTLYPYPRRGRTSRLPTETDPKSESRLPLLKSLDIYVPRDERFNQLKMSDFAAFALKLLSQFSLAELEASSFTEFDTFEDELKIYKDAFNFPFESLIHKIRDLVPMELLKELLRSDGEHLCKFPMPQVIKEDKSAWRTDEEFAREMLAGLNPLVICALKEFPPTSKLDPTVFGNQKSTITEEHIKNNIDGLTVKLAIKENRLFILNHHDTLMPYLRRINTTTTKTYATRTLLFLQGDGTLKPLAVELSLPHPEGDQLGAVSKVYTPAIDGHDATVWQLAKAYVAVNDSGYHQLISHWLNTHAAVEPFVIASNRQLSVLHPLYKLLHPHFRDTMFINAFARQTLINACGIVEMTVFPSKYAMEMSAVMYKNWVFPDQALPTDLIKRGMAVEDSSSQHGLRLLIQDYPYAVDGLEIWSAIKSWVEEYCHFYYKSDDMIQSDSELQSWWKELREKGHGDKKDEPWWPKMQTVHELIDSCTIIIWVASALHAAVNFGQYPYAGYLPNRPTLSRRFMPEPGTPEYDELKMNPDKAFLKTITPQMQTLLGISLIEVLSRHTSDEVYLGQRDTPEWTTDQEPLQAFERFGKRLREIEEKITQMNCNESWKNRSGPVKIPYISLYPSSEMGLTGKGIPNSVSI